In one window of Helicobacter sp. MIT 21-1697 DNA:
- a CDS encoding cysteine ABC transporter substrate-binding protein: MKKLLLMLISAVYMIGFSACGDNQNTDTQKNALEEIKQKGVVRIGVFSDKPPFGFINEKGQNDGFDVYIAKRIAKDLLGDENKVEFVLTEAASRVEFLRSNKVDIIMANFTQTPEREAVVDFAKPYMKVALGVVSPNGEIKSIDELKGKKLIVNKGTTADAFFSKNYPDIELLKYEQNTEAFLALKDKRGDALAHDNTLLLAWALENEGFSVGIPTLGEEENIAPAIKKGNIELKNWLDNEITTLTHEGFMKEAYEETLAPIFGEEKMDSVTFAH; encoded by the coding sequence ATGAAAAAATTGCTTTTAATGCTAATAAGTGCAGTATATATGATAGGATTTAGTGCGTGTGGAGATAATCAAAACACAGATACGCAAAAAAATGCCTTAGAAGAAATTAAGCAAAAAGGTGTTGTGCGCATAGGAGTTTTCAGCGATAAGCCACCTTTTGGTTTTATCAATGAAAAAGGGCAAAATGATGGTTTTGATGTTTATATTGCAAAACGTATTGCTAAAGATTTGCTCGGAGATGAAAATAAAGTTGAATTTGTGCTCACTGAAGCCGCCTCTCGCGTAGAGTTTTTACGCTCTAATAAAGTAGATATTATTATGGCAAACTTCACACAAACGCCTGAACGCGAAGCAGTAGTAGATTTTGCTAAACCCTATATGAAAGTAGCTCTTGGTGTCGTATCTCCAAATGGTGAGATTAAAAGCATTGATGAACTCAAAGGAAAAAAACTCATTGTCAATAAAGGCACGACAGCCGATGCGTTTTTTAGCAAAAACTACCCTGATATTGAATTGCTCAAATATGAACAAAATACTGAGGCTTTTCTCGCGCTCAAAGACAAAAGAGGTGATGCGTTGGCACACGATAATACTCTTTTACTCGCGTGGGCTCTGGAAAATGAGGGCTTTAGCGTGGGCATTCCCACACTTGGCGAAGAAGAAAACATTGCTCCAGCAATAAAAAAAGGAAATATTGAGCTTAAAAATTGGCTTGATAATGAAATCACAACACTTACTCACGAGGGCTTTATGAAAGAAGCTTATGAGGAAACGCTCGCTCCTATTTTTGGCGAAGAAAAAATGGATTCTGTTACTTTTGCACATTAA
- the msrA gene encoding peptide-methionine (S)-S-oxide reductase MsrA has product MAVIYLAGGCFWGIQGYFDKLKGTLCSQVGYANSAVENPSYEFVCSGNSGAAEALELYYDESILPLREIIGRFLSIINPCALNFQGNDIGTQYRNGVYFVQESDEGIIKECLKLWEQKHHKQAVTEIIALQNFYPAESYHQKYLEKNPSGYCHINTQLALQKWEG; this is encoded by the coding sequence ATGGCGGTGATTTATCTTGCGGGAGGGTGTTTTTGGGGAATACAAGGCTATTTTGATAAGCTTAAGGGTACACTTTGCTCACAGGTAGGTTATGCAAATAGTGCAGTTGAGAATCCAAGCTATGAGTTTGTGTGTAGCGGTAATAGTGGAGCAGCGGAGGCTTTGGAACTCTATTATGATGAAAGTATATTGCCCTTGCGTGAGATTATAGGGCGATTTTTATCTATTATCAATCCTTGCGCACTCAATTTTCAAGGTAATGACATTGGCACGCAATATCGCAATGGTGTGTATTTCGTGCAAGAAAGTGATGAGGGTATTATTAAAGAATGCCTCAAACTTTGGGAGCAAAAACATCATAAACAAGCGGTTACAGAGATTATAGCGTTACAAAATTTCTATCCTGCAGAATCATATCATCAAAAATATTTGGAGAAAAATCCATCAGGGTATTGTCATATCAATACGCAATTAGCATTGCAAAAGTGGGAGGGATAG